GACAGGGCCATCCCCCCACAGTGAGGGTGCCAGAGAGCTTCAAGGAAAAATCCAAATCTTGCAGGTTGAATTTGGTTCTATTGTAaagaagaggggagagaggatGAGCCACTTTGGTGGTGAGGATGTGTCTGAGGATAACaccttcagcagagctgcaaaggcagagcccagcagcccctcacCTGCCAGGGTTTGATCCATCCTGGGGCACACTGGAAGTTGTGGGGTACTGGAGACAAGGAGTTCACCCCAAGGCAGTTCACCCCATTCCTCCCTCCAGAGGCAGGGACTGCTTattcttctgtgtctttttgcCAGGAATGTGCtggctttggtttctttttttctttctcagtcaTAAGCTCCTGCCCTTCTACCACCCTCCTCCCGTGCCCTCAGTTCCCTGAACTCCAGTTGGGTTCCCTGCAGTCCCCAGTTAGAGGAACATCCCTCCAGTAACACCAGGCAGAGGCACAGAACAGAACGACTGACTTTACTAATCAAatacaacacacacacacctttatttacagtctttttttttttttttttccttcttctttatATCAGAAAGCCAAGGGGGagcccagctgtgcccctgccccagcccagctgccctctccctccaCCACAGCACGTGGAGTGGGGACCAGGAGAGcttctgcagaggaaagcaTCGAGGTCTAGCAGCAAAATGTGCTTTAATCCCAGTTCTGGGATGCGATGCTGTGATGCTGAAGAAAACACCATGCCAGGGAAGAAGGGGACTGCAGTAGCCCCAGGAATAAAAGATAACTCAGGGACTATGAGAAGCTTTTTCTCCTTAGGCAGTGGGGAAGGAATAAGTACTAGGAGCTTTGCAGCAACAGTAGGAGGTTCAGGGGGAGCTGGCAAGACAAGAGATGAGCATCTGGGGAAGtgaaaggcaaagaagagaggagggggagctggggctgcagggagtgGGACGAGGTCACCTTAGACCCAGGCTCAGATGTAGGAGGCAAAGCAGTGGTGGGGGAAAGGCAGGGGGCATGGCCAGGAGTGCTTCAGGGAGGAAACCCTCAGGAGAAGGGAAGCCCAGAAGGAGAGGtctggaagagggaagggtttggagGGAGAAGCAAGAGgcttccagggaggggagagctgGCAGTGACTGGGGAGAGGCACTCCAGGGCCAGCATGAGGTATGCTTTGCTATTGCTCTGAATGCTGTAAACATTTTGGGTTTGTGTCTATCAGTGAACATTCAGTTCAGTTTGATACATGTGCTCTTAGGGGTAACTGGAAGCTTAGCAGAGTTTTACATCTCTTAGTACTACTCAAACTTGGTACACGAGGCAAACACAACACTGGctaaaaaatctctttttatgTCATTTGCGCCTAATTCTCCTATTTTATCATGCACATCTAGGTCTCAGAAAAGCTTCTCTAGTAGGAGAGACACTAAGTAACATACACGTGAATCCACATGCACTCtaacccccccacaccccagaCACATCCCCTGCTCAggtgagcagctctgtgcccctCACACCTTCCCAGTCAGAGGGCAGCCACCACCAGTCCACCCAGTCAGAGGGCAGCCACCACCAGTCCACCCAGTCAGAGGGCAGCCACCACCAGTCCACCAACGAGTCCAGCAGAAGAGATGGAAATCATCCCATCCCAGCTGGATGGgccaggagaagcaggagaaagaaactCAGAGCAGATTTGAGTGGTACCTCTGCCTCTGGAGTTACCACCTGAAGCTCCCAGGAAAGGGAATTTGTAAATCCCTCTTCCCTTTGGCTGTCAAAGGACTTGGGAGCTGGCAGGACAGGTGCCAGCAGACACACAGAATAGAAAGAGCTAAGCtaagatttggggttttttgtcccTCTCTCTGTGTGATGGCACACTCTGACATTACttgaaacaggaggaaaaaatctgGGAGGTGTGTGCTTGTGGACTGAGGAGAAATGTGGTTTGTAAGTGGTGAATATCCCTTTCCTATCAGGAAGAGATGAACCAAAGATAGGATAACTGTCCTTTATAGGGATTAATCATCTCTCAGTGCTTTCCAAAGCTTTGGCTCAGTCATTATTTCCCTAATCAGGCCCTGGTTTAAGGGGAAGAGCTACAAGCTGCCTACTTTAGTTCACTTCAGACTGACATTTGGCATAAAAGAAGCAGCTGGTGCCaatttcttgttaaaaaaaaaaaaaaaaaaaaaaaaagaaaaaaaatagaaaaagaaaaaaaaataaaaagaaagaaaagtaaatattacTTTAAATAACTAGTCTGCTTTCCTGCAAGAGAGCCAAACCATAAGAGCAGCAACCAACATAACCACGACAGACTCACAAGCCTTAGACACTTCTTCTGCTCCACTCCTTGCTGGAGATGCTCCCCATGGAGCATATTACCTGGTACCATTTTAATGGGCaaaatccttctcctccagcagcctgcagcaaaGCCACCTCAGAGTGTGCCTGCTGAAAGCCATTTCCCAGGCTGatggaggagagagggagccTGGTTCTGACAGGGTGTTGGCTCCTGGGGAGTTTTTCCATGAGCACTGACGCTGGAGGAGCTCCCTGGGAGAGGTTTCCTCCTGGGCTTTCTGGAGTCACACAACAGGAGCAGCCATCAGGGAAGCCTGGGAATCATCCCCACTCCTGAGCTGCTCTTCCTCAACAACAGCCCCTTGGTTCTGCTGTTTCCTCAGTGCAGGTGTAGTGGACAGGGAGTTTCTTGGGAAGGAGagtcctgctcccagccagggcCTCTGCATCCCCCCTTCCAGGTGAACATTGGGAGTGTTTCACCAGGACCTGGGGTGagttcccctcctccttccctctcactTATAGCAGGAGGGGCCCACACGGGTGCTGTGGCTCTGTTCCACTTGGAGACACGACTCCAtcccttgctcttctctggggCTCCTTCCAGAACACTGCACAAGCTTCCCCAGTGACCTGTCCCACCAGACCTTCTCTTTGCCAGGTGTAAATCCCACGGATGAATCTGGGGCACTTCCCAGTGCCTACCTGCACGGATCCTGTCCTACGAAACAACTGGAGAGTTCTAGAACCAACCAGCCAGGTACTGCAGCAGCTTTCCCACCAAAGGGAAGACCTTTGGGACTTGCACTAAATTGAGACTTGGGTGTCTTAGAGACCACAGGAATACAACTCCAGAGTAAACCAAACACATTTACCATTCCTATCTTGATTCAAAATCTCTTTGTCTCATGTTCTGCACAGCATCCttaaaaaaagcctcaaaaccTGCTTCCTACCTAATGCCTGGACAGTAACTTTTAATATCAAAGAGCAGGTTTGTTGTATCTGGTTCCACACACGTTCTGCTGAGCTTTAGAGTTGAGTCTACCTAGTTTATACCACACCAAACTAATATTTACCCAGTTTTCTGATGGATCAAACTACCCACCACCCCAAACTAGAGCAGAGTTTTACAGCCtctgcttgagagaagaggaagaaatccAGGGGTCATTTTCCAGGCCTTCATAAACCCAAGAAAATAAACCTCTGCTCTGTAGGCTCCAATCCCCAGACAGGCTGTCTGCTTCTCCAGGAGGAAATATTGCAAGAATCTGAAAGCTGATAAGCTGGAGCAGCAATGCCATAGAAACAGGGGCCTCGGATGCTCCACATCCCATCCCAGCACAGAGAGGTCCCACACCAGGGACATCTGCACAGAGCCCTCCAGACGTAGGGGAGCAGGGCCAAAGGAGACTTCACAGACCACTTCCCACCTGGATACTTGTCCTGCTCACTCTGTGCTTCCCTGGGCCCTGTTTTGAAGCAGGCTCCATGcagctgtgtccccagcagctcttcACATGGCAGGGAACCCACATGGCACCCAGAGGTGACACATCAGTCAGTGCTCAGTAAATAACAAACTATAACTTGTGAtgttccctctccctgccaTGAAACCTGTTATCTGCCACTCCGGGCAGCTCTTGTGCTCTTCTGACATCCCAGCATGGGGCAGAGGGGACATTCCTGCTTTCAATCCCTTCCCAACACCTGGCAGGTTGTTCCCTAGAAGCCACTGAGTCTGTTAATGTCTCTTGGGGTCAGGCTTTGGCACAACAAAGCCTGAATGAGAGCTGGGATCCTGAGGCTGAACTGCTGCTGTacaaataaataacattaaTGAAAAACAGCCATTCACACTAGGAGAGCAGGTCCAGTGAGAGCTTTTGGGATCCCTTCCTCACGAGAAGAACTCAGTTCCTTGACAGTCATACAGAAAATAACTCTGAGCTCCATCCTTGGAGGACGAGGAGGGGCTGGTGTCACAAGGTGTGCAACTAAAATGGAAAGGTGAGCTGAGTTCACTGAGGgtttctgctgcaggaagcaTCACAAATCATGGACCTTTGTCTTCtgtctccctcccttccctccctccctcctcgTGGTCTCTGGATCCAGACCCCAGCAGCCAAGGTAGGAGCTGATGGACTCACCCCCAAGAGTTTCAGAACTATCCTTAGGGGCCCCTCCAGACACAGAGGAGAGGTGAGAGCCAGGGAGATGTctggaaggatggagaggggcAGTGGTGTTACTTCCACACAAACCAAGGCAGTAATTCTAAGGGAAACTTGCCTTACCCTGGGACTACAGAGCACTACGGGTTTGTGCTGGAGAGAGGCAACAACTGCAAGATGCTaaccaaaaaaagcacagaaacttAAAAAGTCCCAATGCCACATCTGGATCACGCTCCGgaagcctcctcttccccatctccctctTTTCTCATTCCCACTGCTTTTAACACGGAGGAAGTTTCACATTTGGGTAGGGGGTTGGTGGCTGTGGGAAGCAGGTGGTTCCTGAGGGCCCCATCACTGCTCTAGCTGAGTCTCCTCTGGGTCTGAGACAGCAGGTCTGTGTAAATTTTGGACCTCAGGAACCTGGGGTAAGAGTCTTTCTCCATCAGGCTGTGCACCTTCCCCTGAGCTTGGTCaaagcaggagagggagggCTCCTGCATATTTCTTCTCGTCAGCTCCCGTGTCTGGAAGTCTATGTTCAcctggggaaaagcagcagaagagagtTTGGCACTGAGGACCACTTTGCCTGCTCCCATGGCACAtttccttccagccctgcctgtaAAATCTGGAACAGAACCAAGGTCCCACACTCGTCCTGAACAACCCCCCCAGACCCTGCTGGGTCTCGTGATCCAGTGTCACAAACCCTGCCCCATATCTGGAAAAGCTGAGCAAGATTTATCTTGAGCTGAGAGCACTTCtgaaatcaaattatttctgtttggGTTCTTCACATCTTCTGAGAATGCTGACACAGCCTGACCCCTTCTCCTGCTGACCAAGGTTTCTCCATTCACTTGATTCTTCACTGCACGCCAAGTACCAGGAGGGATGGATTTTCAGCTGAGTTTAAACTATTAGCATATTCTTcctaaatgtttttaaattttggtttataaaataaattgtttggCTTTTCCCATAACATCTTTGTGTTACATTATCTGGAGCAGggacttcagaaaacaaaccaccccAACGCTGTGGCTGCCATTGGTTTGCAGGGCAATCAACCtgagttttcctgttttctttccctagCAAAGCAATCAGCCTTTGTTATTAGAGTTACTGTTTAAAACCTGGCTGAAAACTTGTTATTTCTCCTTATTAACTCAGTGTCCAGACTTGAGGGAGTCTGGGCAGTAAagctgcctgccctggctcAGAGGGCAGCACTGCACCTCAGCCCTCTGTCACTTTAGGGTCATTTCACAGCACTCCACAAGGATGACAACAGAGTCAAACTTTAGGAAAGATGCCACCCAACCTGCCAGCACTTTTCTAACCCAGACCCTGGCAAATCTCCCTGGCTCCCTGAAAACCAGCAGGAAgatgctgggggtgctgggggttgAAGCATGACCCCGAGATGCTTCTCAGGAGATGGagtaaagagattttttttttttttttcttttggaggggtgggcaggaggaggtgcAGTCAGTACCCTCCTGGTTGCAGTGTGAATGCAGTGACACAACCCAACACCGAGACATTGCCCCCTCCTGGCAGTACAGCCCCAGGCTTGGGGTTGTGGCTGTGCTTTCCTGAGGGACTCCTTGCATCTTTTACGAGGTTTAATTGAGCTGGGAGTTACTCAGCAAATAAAAACACTCCTCCCACCAGAGTCAACAAGTTAGGCAGTGTGGGATGCTCTTACACAAAACCTCCTGTGAGAAATGAGCCCACAGCCTGCTGGGGGAtgtgacagagagagagagaggagcaaGGTGAAAGGAACTGCTCCTGGGAAGCTCCCAGGGGTTCAGAAATGTAGGATGCAGCTGCCCATGAACTCACTGGCTGTGACTCATTTGGCATCAGGAGCAGTTGCCCTCCCCAGGGGATGAGttgccaggagcagaggcagctccagcagcctggaTGGCAtttctgcatccctgcatccctgtcctccccagcatccccctcctcctggggggaagggaggacaCCCCAgtgccccagcacccacagggatgctctgcctgcacccacTCACCTCTCGAGGAGCGTGCACATCAATGAACTCCTCAAAGATCCTCTGGGCCTTGGAGGCCAGCTTGGCTGCTGAACGGGTCTTCTTAAAGTCCTCACAGGCCAGCCAGAACTCCAGGTTCTCCTCACTGAACTCTGTCTTCAGGAAAGCCCGGAAAGCAGCCAACCCATCTGCAAGGGAGGGGGGAGGTACAAGGGGAGGAGAGATTGGGCAGGGAGAAgtcatccctccatccatccatccctgcctACCAAAGACCAGGTGCTTTTTCTCCCAAGTTCTCTGATCCCAGGACGTGTCCATAGCTCAGGCTGCTGCATCCCCTGCCTTCTCAGCTGCCAACAAAGCCAAACCTCACTTGCTGTTGCTCTGAAAAAGCAGTTTGCCAGCTAACATATCCAAAGAGACATCCTCAGGACTGGGGTACCTAACCTTGGGGAAGTTTTTCTGGAAAGCATCAAGCTCCAGAGATCCAGTCCCTGTGCCACAGCACCCTGTGGGTGTTCATGTCCTTTCTGTCACCAAGACAAAACCTTGGACAAAACTCAGAGCCCGTGGACTTGACTCCTGTTTTCTGTCACTTTGCTTTGCTGCCTTGTGACATATTCTCGGTTCTTATTTAAACTGAGGGAGGATCTTGGAGAGTCCAAGTGTTAGAGCTACAAtaaaggggagagggaaaggatggGGCATAATTACTGCTTGTCCTGTCAGTGATAAAAGGGCTCTTATCACTTGTTAATGCTTAGCAGTTGTGACATTTCAGTAATGTAATCTGAGTCATCTGGGGCAGATTAGAAATATGGAAAGATTTATGAGGCAGTCTGTGTCCTCTTAAAGCCCTGCCTGGCTGTATTTAGGGACACAgctattgttttttatttcctttccctaaATGGCCCCGGCAGGGCTGAAGCAGCCGGAGGTTTCACACATGCCCTTTATCCTTCCCCTAGCCTAGGAATAAATTTGGTTCctaattcttctttttccagtaACATGTTTCTAACTTTTCCCTGGTCTTTTTCTATAAAGGCTGAATATTTGCACTGCGTGACTGGAAACCTCCTGAATCAGCACTGGCTCCTTCCAAGCAAGTGTCTAAAAATATTGATGGGATCGGGAATGCGCTCGGCAAGGTCAGACTCCCCAAAAGGATGTGAGGGGAAGGTGCACGTGTGCCTGGCAGGGAGAGACAGGGGCTGAGGAGGGTTTGTAGGGCCTGAACTCCTGCAATACAGTGAGCAGGGGGCTCCAGCTCCCCACTTTTTGCTGTGGGGacctcagcagtgctgcctcccccctctcctcctgtctcAAGGGACATGGAATCTGGGTTGGAGCCCAAGGGCTGATGCCTGTGACAAGGTGAGGGTCATTTTCACATGCCCACAGCAAGTCCATGTccaagagaaggctccagaaaGGCCTCATAGCAGCCCTGCAGTGCCTGAAGGGCCACagggaagctggagagggactttctGCAAGGGCAGGTAgtgaggggatggaggggaatgGGTTTAAGCTGAGAGAGGGGAAATACAGGTTCCTGCTTCTCTTGTTTCCTGTTATAATTTAGGACATGGAGATATTTTTCAGTTCTAGGTCCTGAGTCTCAAGCCCTGAGAAACATCCCCAGGTCAAACAGCAACTAACAATCCCATCTCTGGCTGCTCATAAGGCAGGGGAGAAGCCTGGCAGCCCAGATCCTCAAtgggaaaaccagaaaagataTAAAGTGCCAGACAGGACAAAGCACAGGCTGAACCTCTCTTTCTCTGAGCTTctcaaagctcctccagtcctgGGCTCTGCattgcacagagcagagcaagcagcagcttcaaGGAGCACATCCCACTCCTTGTCCTACCctggctgctccagcctggcccAGGAGGGCAGCAAGAAACAGCTgcaccacagaatcacagaaactcaggggttgggagggacctcaaaagatcctGGGGTCCTCCAgccccctggcagagcagggtcacctccacACCTGGGGCTGTGTGGGAGCCAGGACAGAGCAAGGAGCCTGTGCAGGAGGACAAGGAGAGGACACAGCAGGAGGCTGACAGATTGCAGaaagaaggaagtaaaaaaagggagaaagcagTAATTTCCTGAGATCATTTTATATCCCATCAGCTCCTGGGGTGTTAATATTCCAGCACCCGAGCACACTGCTATggccccacagcccctgctctgtgtcccTGGAGATCTCTCACTCCTTTTTCCCTGCCCTGATCTTCCCTCCACCCCAGCAGCCTCtacagcagccccagggctgacAGAGGATCAGCTGCAGAAATAGCAGCTTCGTGTGGCAAATATAATATCTGCAAAATATAGTATCTGCTAAAAGAAGGGGTTGTCATGATTGATGAGGTGAGAAAAGCTTCTGCTACAGCCCTGCCCTGgaaagaagctgcagcaggtCCCTCCTGGGACCAGAAGGTTTCCATatgctctgcctcctgctctcgTGTCAATCAGCTCCTTTTTATCTTGAATTAAGCTCAGACAGCAGATAGGTAAATAATagtgtctggctgctctccactTCTTTATATATTCCTGTCGTGCCCTTCTCACAGCCTTTGAGGAGCTGGAAATGGTGAGGCTGGACCTCTCCCGACCTCTGATGCAGGAGGGGTCACCCCTGGCCCAAAGCTGCCAGGTTCTCCCCAGATTTCCTTGGAGCCTTTGCCTGCCAGCACCTGCAGCTGtgcctgggagaggggagcccAGGCAGTAAatccctgcccacagctccaTCACAGAGCCGTGATAAACCTGATGACAATTCCATCTGAGCTGGAAGTTGGCCTGGGTGTTGACTTGAATCTCCTCCTGCACACGAAGGCTCTCAAGGAAGCACTGCTCACCAATGATCAGCACTGCAGAACTCATCCCACCCACTGGGCACCTtctgggctggggcagccagCACTGGGTCACAGTGGGGTCTGTGCAGGAGAGCATCACTGCTGACCCAGCCTCCTCAGAGAGCCTGAGAAATAAATGGTCAGAGCACCTGAGGACTGGGATCCCAGGGGGACACTTCActgagaaagcacagaaatgaaaagcaggatTTGACCACCAGACCCATCAGCTGTGCAGCCCAAAGGCATTGCCCCTCAGCaacacagagctgtgctggggtaGGTGCCCTCCAAGAATATTATTGGGACAATTCTTTGGGAATTTGACTCAAGAGCAGTGACACTTGCCCCAAGCCAAAGGAGTGGATGGGTACTGATAGAGCAGGCAGGATGGAGTCGAAGAAATGGAAGCTCTTCTACTGAGTTCCAGGTCTGCAAGAGGAGCTGAGGacatttgctttttgcttttccagagtGCAGTGTAAATGCAAGCTTCAAAACTGGGCTGCTCTCCATTCAGACAGAGCAAGGGAATGCACCAGGGGGTTGCCAGGCAGGGTTGGGCAAGTATTTCTGGACAGTTCCAAACTCCTGCAGTGCACTGTACAGCTACAGCCCTGCAGATCACCTGCAAAGGGTGAGAGGGGTAAGAGATGGggactgcagggctgggagaggggggg
The genomic region above belongs to Heliangelus exortis chromosome 8, bHelExo1.hap1, whole genome shotgun sequence and contains:
- the RGS8 gene encoding regulator of G-protein signaling 8 isoform X1; amino-acid sequence: MAALLIPRRNRGMRTRLGCLAHKSDSCNDFTAILPDKPSRALKRLSTEEATRWADSFDVLLSHKYGLAAFRAFLKTEFSEENLEFWLACEDFKKTRSAAKLASKAQRIFEEFIDVHAPREVNIDFQTRELTRRNMQEPSLSCFDQAQGKVHSLMEKDSYPRFLRSKIYTDLLSQTQRRLS
- the RGS8 gene encoding regulator of G-protein signaling 8 isoform X2, yielding MAALLIPRRRLSTEEATRWADSFDVLLSHKYGLAAFRAFLKTEFSEENLEFWLACEDFKKTRSAAKLASKAQRIFEEFIDVHAPREVNIDFQTRELTRRNMQEPSLSCFDQAQGKVHSLMEKDSYPRFLRSKIYTDLLSQTQRRLS
- the RGS8 gene encoding regulator of G-protein signaling 8 isoform X3, whose protein sequence is MHQEAADFAPWGPSHPRPPSSKSHQARTQVPAARQSLSERTPGADPAAERTGQRQNRGMRTRLGCLAHKSDSCNDFTAILPDKPSRALKRLSTEEATRWADSFDVLLSHKYGLAAFRAFLKTEFSEENLEFWLACEDFKKTRSAAKLASKAQRIFEEFIDVHAPREVNIDFQTRELTRRNMQEPSLSCFDQAQGKVHSLMEKDSYPRFLRSKIYTDLLSQTQRRLS